From Dioscorea cayenensis subsp. rotundata cultivar TDr96_F1 chromosome 13, TDr96_F1_v2_PseudoChromosome.rev07_lg8_w22 25.fasta, whole genome shotgun sequence, the proteins below share one genomic window:
- the LOC120274457 gene encoding cytochrome P450 81Q32-like, which translates to MEDLFFSITTLSFILLLSSLLILIKLHNNNKRKPNPNPNPPSVPGLPLIGHLHLLNHPIHRALAHLSDLHGPILLLRFGSRPVLLISSSSGADECFTVNDVTFANRPRFLAGKYLGYNYRILVWASYGPHWRNLRRITTLEVLSTHRVLSSSHLRSDEVFSLVKTLLHDYSGPGFHFTELKTKFFGLTYNIIMRMLANKRYYGDTEESSSEAGKEFRELARETFVLSGASNAADFLPVVRWFDIGGHERRLKRLSRRKNKLFQGLIDEHKMKESRSQDVDSSPAGRSTVIDLLLSMQESDPEQYDDDVIKGFIELMLVAGTDTSAATMEWTMSLLLNNPQTLEKLRAEIDANVSQGSLLQEADFPKLPYLHAVIKESMRLYPASPFLFPHESSQDCTVGGFNVPSGTMILVNVWKIHRDPELWEEPDKFKPERFLKTNSSDQKSTDEQGIKEGSKMMPFGMGRRRCPGEGLVMKVVPLVVGTLVQCFEWERVGEEEVDMSEGIGASIPKAKPLEAMFKPRESLTALLNQL; encoded by the exons ATGGAAGACCTCTTCTTCTCCATAACCACTCTCtctttcatccttctcctttcttctctactCATCCTCATCAAACtccataataataacaagagaaaacctaaccctaaccctaatccacCAAGTGTTCCTGGTCTCCCTCTCATTGGACACCTTCATCTTCTCAACCATCCCATCCACAGAGCACTAGCTCATCTCTCAGACCTCCATGGCCCCATACTTCTCCTCCGCTTCGGTTCCCGCCCTGTTCTcctcatctcctcctcctccggcGCCGATGAGTGCTTCACCGTCAACGACGTCACCTTCGCCAACCGTCCCCGTTTCCTCGCCGGCAAATACCTCGGCTACAACTACCGCATACTAGTCTGGGCCTCCTACGGCCCTCACTGGCGTAACCTCCGCCGGATCACCACTCTCGAAGTTCTCTCCACTCACCGGGTCCTCTCCTCCTCACACCTCCGCTCCGATGAGGTCTTCTCCCTCGTCAAAACCCTCCTCCATGACTACTCCGGCCCTGGCTTCCACTTCACCGAGCTCAAAACCAAGTTCTTTGGCCTCACGTACAACATCATCATGAGGATGTTAGCTAACAAGAGGTACTACGGAGACACTGAAGAGAGCTCGTCGGAGGCCGGAAAGGAGTTCAGGGAGCTCGCCAGGGAGACGTTCGTCCTCTCCGGAGCGTCCAACGCCGCTGACTTTCTTCCGGTGGTGAGATGGTTTGACATTGGAGGCCATGAGAGGAGGTTGAAGAGATTGAGTAGGAGAAAGAATAAGTTGTTTCAGGGCCTCATTGACGAGCACAAGATGAAAGAATCCAGATCCCAAGACGTGGATAGCTCACCGGCGGGAAGATCAACGGTCATTGACCTCCTCCTCTCCATGCAAGAAAGTGACCCGGAGCAGTATGACGATGACGTGATCAAGGGCTTcattgaa TTAATGCTGGTGGCGGGGACGGACACATCAGCAGCAACAATGGAATGGACCATGTCTCTTTTGCTAAACAATCCTCAAACACTGGAAAAACTGAGAGCTGAGATTGATGCAAATGTGAGTCAAGGTTCATTGTTACAAGAAGCTGATTTCCCAAAGCTTCCATACTTGCATGCTGTGATAAAAGAGTCAATGAGACTGTATCCAGCTTCGCCATTTCTGTTTCCGCATGAATCATCTCAAGATTGCACTGTGGGTGGGTTTAATGTTCCCAGTGGAACAATGATACTAGTGAATGTTTGGAAGATACATAGAGACCCAGAGTTGTGGGAGGAGCCAGATAAGTTCAAGCCTGAGAGGTTTCTTAAAACAAATTCTAGTGATCAGAAGAGTACTGATGAGCAAGGTATCAAAGAAGGGTCGAAGATGATGCCGTTTGGGATGGGACGGCGAAGGTGTCCCGGTGAAGGACTGGTGATGAAGGTGGTGCCGTTGGTGGTGGGGACTTTGGTGCAATGTTTTGAATGGGAGagagttggagaagaagaggttgATATGAGTGAAGGAATTGGGGCGAGCATCCCCAAGGCTAAACCTTTGGAAGCCATGTTTAAGCCAAGGGAATCATTGACTGCTCTTCTCAATCAGCTTTGA